One region of Anaerolineae bacterium genomic DNA includes:
- a CDS encoding S8 family serine peptidase, which translates to MRRFLGTWLLLALLLVGSGAGNPGTTSATLAAVGEFAPGEVLVRWRAGLSRAEAQRVLAGEAAEFIETIAPLRVDRLRVPVGRELAIIARLNADSRVVYAEPNYLAQAAGVPNDPGYAQQWNLERVAAAEAWDVTTGDPDLIVAVIDSGADLNHPDLKDRLVYGWDYVRRDSSPDDEYGHGTHVAGIIGAITNNGIGVAGMSWQGKLLVYKVLDRYGMGTYADIASAIVSAQERGARVINLSLGGKEDSQTLLDAVNSAYQAGILLVAATGNDGNVSVRYPAAYPQVVAVGATTAQDQYAPYSNFGPQVDLAAPGGQAGAQVYNTLPSGYGFRYGTSMATAHVSGLAVLIWSIAPSLSRDQVRQILEDTADKVDASRYPYVGGRNHYLGYGRVHAARAVCQAASPRLSAAPTNLSELASFDQPVITRTISLTNPSKQPMSWTASVLAGSFWLSLEPPTSGSIAYPATARLTLNINASRLSLGTYQGLVRINGTSPCRNLQLDVIVQLQVVPQSRHTFLPLVLR; encoded by the coding sequence ATGCGACGATTCTTGGGGACATGGCTTCTCCTGGCCCTGCTGTTGGTTGGGTCAGGGGCGGGAAATCCCGGGACGACGTCAGCGACCCTAGCCGCCGTCGGCGAGTTTGCGCCGGGCGAGGTGCTGGTGCGGTGGCGGGCTGGCCTCTCACGCGCTGAGGCACAACGCGTGCTGGCTGGCGAGGCGGCCGAGTTTATCGAGACCATCGCGCCGTTGCGCGTGGATCGCCTGCGCGTGCCGGTGGGCCGGGAGCTGGCTATCATCGCGCGCCTGAACGCTGACTCGCGCGTGGTCTATGCAGAACCGAACTATCTTGCGCAAGCAGCTGGTGTGCCGAACGATCCAGGATACGCACAACAATGGAACCTGGAGCGCGTGGCCGCGGCGGAGGCCTGGGACGTGACAACCGGAGACCCTGATCTGATTGTGGCGGTGATTGACTCGGGTGCGGACCTCAACCATCCAGATTTGAAGGATCGTCTGGTATACGGATGGGATTATGTGCGTCGCGATTCCTCTCCGGACGATGAGTACGGGCATGGCACCCACGTAGCCGGGATCATCGGGGCGATCACCAACAACGGCATCGGCGTGGCGGGAATGTCCTGGCAGGGCAAGCTGCTCGTGTACAAGGTGCTCGACCGGTATGGCATGGGCACATACGCAGACATCGCCTCGGCCATCGTCTCCGCTCAGGAAAGAGGCGCCCGCGTCATCAACCTCAGCCTAGGCGGCAAGGAGGACAGCCAGACGTTGCTCGACGCTGTGAACTCAGCTTATCAGGCCGGCATCCTCCTGGTCGCCGCGACGGGGAACGACGGCAACGTATCAGTAAGATATCCGGCGGCCTATCCGCAGGTGGTGGCGGTTGGGGCCACGACCGCTCAAGACCAATACGCCCCGTACAGCAACTTCGGCCCCCAGGTGGATCTGGCCGCGCCGGGCGGCCAGGCCGGAGCCCAGGTGTATAACACGCTACCCAGTGGATATGGCTTTCGCTATGGCACCTCCATGGCCACAGCCCACGTGTCGGGCCTGGCCGTCCTGATCTGGAGCATCGCGCCATCGCTCTCCCGCGATCAAGTACGCCAGATCCTGGAGGATACGGCTGACAAGGTGGATGCCTCTCGCTATCCTTACGTGGGAGGACGCAATCATTACCTGGGATACGGCCGCGTTCACGCGGCCAGAGCCGTCTGCCAGGCCGCATCGCCTCGGCTAAGCGCTGCGCCGACCAACCTGAGCGAATTAGCATCGTTCGATCAGCCTGTTATCACACGAACGATCTCGTTGACGAACCCAAGCAAACAGCCGATGAGCTGGACGGCGAGTGTGCTGGCCGGCAGCTTCTGGCTCTCCTTGGAGCCGCCCACCTCTGGAAGCATAGCGTATCCGGCGACGGCTCGCCTCACTTTGAATATCAACGCATCTCGACTCAGCCTGGGCACGTATCAGGGCCTGGTGCGGATCAACGGCACAAGCCCGTGCCGCAACCTGCAGTTAGACGTCATCGTACAGCTCCAAGTCGTCCCACAGTCACGGCATACTTTCCTGCCCCTTGTTTTGCGTTAA
- a CDS encoding HD domain-containing protein translates to MTCPTELGSSVGSVPISIEAARAFYEGAEAAHAFDHVLRVLALAERIARAEGADLAVVRTAALLHDIERHRPDHHLRGAERARQILTGWPKPFVEAVAHAIAAHRFRAGPAPETLEAQCLFDADKLDAMGAIGVARAFAYGGRHGQRLWVPLASVDPDGPEPAPSEYTPVHEFVRKLSRLQDQLYTPTARQIAADRHAFMQAFYERLEAEAEGRA, encoded by the coding sequence GTGACCTGCCCTACCGAATTGGGCTCATCTGTTGGCTCTGTCCCCATCTCCATCGAAGCAGCGCGGGCGTTCTACGAGGGCGCTGAGGCCGCCCATGCCTTCGATCATGTGCTGCGCGTGTTGGCGCTGGCCGAACGCATCGCCCGCGCGGAGGGGGCAGACCTGGCCGTGGTGCGAACAGCTGCGCTGCTGCACGACATCGAGCGGCATCGCCCCGATCACCACCTGCGCGGGGCTGAGCGGGCGCGCCAGATCCTGACAGGATGGCCTAAGCCGTTCGTCGAAGCGGTGGCCCATGCCATCGCGGCGCATCGCTTCCGGGCAGGGCCGGCGCCGGAGACGCTGGAGGCACAGTGTCTGTTCGACGCCGACAAGCTAGACGCGATGGGCGCGATCGGCGTGGCACGCGCGTTCGCGTATGGAGGCCGTCACGGGCAACGCTTGTGGGTTCCGCTGGCCAGTGTGGACCCCGATGGCCCTGAGCCAGCCCCTTCCGAGTATACGCCTGTGCACGAGTTTGTGCGAAAGCTGTCTCGGCTGCAGGATCAGCTTTACACTCCTACGGCGCGGCAAATCGCAGCAGATCGTCACGCCTTCATGCAGGCGTTTTACGAAAGGCTGGAAGCGGAGGCGGAGGGGCGGGCATAG
- a CDS encoding flippase-like domain-containing protein, translating to MKDKLITFAKAVISLALIVWVFSRVNLAEVGRMLASANGWYLLLALALYLGAIALNAVKWQILLQAQGIQVPLRALLEYTFVGVFFSNFLPANVGGDVMRGYGLARHTVRLADAAVSVIVDRVVGLIAYMSAAVVAAIVVVNTVERNHDLQVVEYVALLALAAIAGSFGVLLSRRLRALVGRLFQWSWLEPLAPVYGRISDAFGAYRFRYGALGQAFLVALGGLMLSNLVNWLLAESLGGGIPLLYICLFNPLIALVLLVPISIGGIGVNQNAYPFFFGLLGVPQGLSLAMSLLMQAVILVSSLPGGALWWRWRAAAIRSPSALAQSSYGDSV from the coding sequence TTGAAAGATAAGCTGATCACGTTTGCCAAGGCGGTTATCAGCTTAGCGCTGATCGTCTGGGTTTTCAGCCGTGTCAATCTGGCTGAGGTCGGGCGAATGCTCGCCTCTGCGAATGGATGGTATCTACTCCTGGCGCTGGCCCTCTACCTGGGCGCGATTGCGCTCAACGCGGTGAAGTGGCAGATCCTCTTGCAAGCGCAAGGCATCCAGGTACCACTGCGAGCGCTGCTCGAGTACACCTTTGTCGGTGTGTTCTTCAGCAACTTTCTGCCGGCCAACGTGGGCGGCGATGTTATGCGCGGCTATGGGCTGGCCCGCCATACTGTGCGTTTGGCCGACGCGGCCGTCTCGGTGATCGTGGATCGGGTGGTGGGGCTGATCGCCTACATGAGCGCAGCGGTGGTGGCCGCCATCGTTGTAGTTAACACGGTGGAACGCAATCATGATCTGCAGGTGGTGGAATATGTGGCACTTCTGGCCCTGGCGGCCATCGCTGGCAGCTTTGGCGTGTTGCTCAGCCGGCGATTACGAGCTCTGGTCGGGCGGCTCTTCCAATGGTCGTGGCTGGAGCCGTTAGCGCCTGTGTACGGCCGCATTTCCGATGCCTTCGGCGCCTATCGCTTTCGCTATGGTGCGCTTGGCCAAGCCTTCCTGGTGGCGCTGGGAGGGCTTATGCTCAGCAACCTAGTCAATTGGCTGTTGGCGGAATCGCTGGGCGGCGGCATCCCACTGCTCTACATCTGCCTTTTCAACCCGTTAATCGCCCTGGTGCTGCTCGTCCCTATCTCTATCGGCGGGATCGGCGTCAACCAAAACGCCTACCCCTTCTTCTTCGGCCTTCTAGGCGTCCCCCAGGGGCTGTCGCTGGCGATGTCGCTGCTGATGCAGGCCGTGATCCTCGTTTCCAGCCTGCCCGGAGGCGCCTTGTGGTGGCGATGGCGAGCCGCAGCGATCCGCTCTCCCTCCGCTCTCGCTCAGTCCTCCTACGGTGACTCGGTGTGA
- a CDS encoding glycosyltransferase encodes MSRGKIRCSVGITAHNEEANIGALLNALLDQHLHDVEISEIIVVASGCTDRTVPIVQEYMARDPRIRLFVQERREGKTSAVNVFLQHAREDICVLESGDTLPREDAIEHLVRMFADPQVGMTGAHKVPLNTPDHLVGLFTHLRLRMEHELCLDIPRLGELIAFRKVFDHIPPDVAMDEAFVEALVIQRGLQVRYAPDAVVYNSGPTTIREFVRQRRRNHAGHLYLKHKYGYKVSSIQNTRVLKIALREVWGAIRLLYSLGLLALLEAWARLLGWYDFAIKRERHTVWDMAYSQKTNLAQAERVWTAREWEREPLANPTHEVKPVER; translated from the coding sequence ATGAGCCGAGGGAAGATCCGCTGCAGCGTAGGGATCACGGCCCATAACGAAGAGGCGAACATCGGCGCATTGTTGAACGCGTTGCTAGATCAGCATCTGCATGACGTTGAGATCAGCGAGATCATCGTCGTCGCCTCCGGCTGCACCGATCGCACGGTGCCCATCGTGCAGGAGTACATGGCCCGCGATCCCCGCATTCGCCTCTTTGTACAAGAGCGGCGCGAGGGAAAGACCTCGGCGGTCAACGTGTTCCTGCAGCATGCCCGCGAGGACATCTGCGTCCTGGAGAGTGGGGACACGCTGCCACGGGAGGACGCAATCGAGCACCTGGTGCGCATGTTCGCCGACCCACAGGTGGGCATGACGGGAGCCCACAAAGTGCCGTTGAACACCCCTGACCACCTGGTTGGGCTGTTCACGCATCTGCGCCTGCGCATGGAACACGAGCTGTGCCTGGATATCCCGCGCTTGGGCGAGCTGATCGCTTTCCGCAAAGTGTTCGATCACATCCCACCAGATGTGGCGATGGATGAGGCTTTCGTGGAGGCGCTGGTCATCCAGCGTGGACTTCAAGTGCGTTACGCCCCTGACGCCGTGGTCTACAACTCCGGCCCCACCACCATCCGGGAGTTCGTCCGACAAAGGCGGCGCAATCACGCCGGCCATCTGTACCTAAAACACAAATATGGCTACAAGGTTTCCAGTATTCAAAACACCCGCGTCCTGAAGATCGCCCTGCGGGAGGTATGGGGCGCCATTCGCCTGTTGTATAGCCTGGGATTGTTAGCCTTATTGGAGGCGTGGGCGCGCCTGTTGGGCTGGTATGACTTCGCCATCAAACGCGAAAGGCATACCGTCTGGGATATGGCCTATTCTCAGAAGACTAACTTGGCCCAGGCGGAGCGCGTGTGGACCGCGCGCGAGTGGGAGCGCGAACCGCTGGCCAATCCCACACACGAGGTAAAACCTGTTGAAAGATAA
- a CDS encoding metalloregulator ArsR/SmtB family transcription factor, producing MASRLAETFKALSDATRVRIISALSRAELCVGDLARCLGMEQSAISHQLRLLRQLRLVRARRQGRHVYYTLDDEHIHGLFLQGLDHVRHG from the coding sequence ATGGCCAGCCGTTTGGCTGAGACCTTCAAGGCGTTGAGCGACGCCACGCGAGTTCGCATCATCTCAGCGCTAAGCCGGGCTGAGCTATGTGTGGGTGATTTGGCACGCTGCCTAGGCATGGAACAGTCGGCCATATCGCATCAACTGCGGCTGTTGCGTCAGTTGCGTCTGGTGCGAGCGCGCCGACAAGGGCGACACGTCTACTATACCCTCGACGACGAGCACATCCATGGCCTGTTTCTGCAAGGGTTGGATCACGTGCGACACGGGTGA
- a CDS encoding NYN domain-containing protein encodes MFKENHRTTRPFSEGMGGDVALFIDWENIKSSLSDRGLTPNVSSLRETAEGFGRLVIARAYADWQDAWLRGDPPNLYTAGIEPVYVPTRIFGARGTILPERRKNSVDVKLAADCIECCHTYPHINTYILASGDGDFVHVVNILRPYGKRVVVIGASWSFSAYLRDSVDQVLYYDRDVEPINTPTVLPQTADGNGELDRIFALVVEIIREGRLKDRALLTWIKDELAQRLGGFDPMRYGFPKFKSLMLEAERRGYIKVVTYGLVDWAYLPNAVFPISEQDRPSDARETEAILSANGNAEEAQRLAELIRFAHHLELGNDHVSFNFLLDEILRAGLWRMPRNQLADRINEIIDAGVFLRVAHPWQDRNTGEPITIRTIKLNRQHPLVIAALEQPRSIAVSERVSAPPRDPALQQALEDLAANPRDPEAYLQVARRYLQLKRYDEALEYQKQAVALAPNEPIYRTYVARTLAQAGRIEAAEEYCQETIARFPDDHRPRATLGMILYQQGRYAEAMPYLLAALERCPQDSPDYLVHLTALARTYRDLGDEAAMRRVVEDGLRIDPKDEGLLELKRWLEMTPNQREALALAKRAASMIGKEGEEEELIHYASSAIVLDPEISYLPYYALGEGYKALQRWELAADALEKAAQRCDNPGTLRIIYSNLRNVYARLNRLDKVEEAQAQVERLTAEIHRQRRAATPHVGASGLLDR; translated from the coding sequence ATGTTCAAGGAAAATCATCGGACAACCCGTCCATTCTCTGAAGGAATGGGTGGGGATGTGGCTTTGTTTATTGACTGGGAGAACATTAAGAGCAGCTTATCTGATCGCGGGTTGACGCCGAACGTGTCCTCGTTGCGGGAGACGGCAGAGGGGTTTGGACGGCTAGTGATCGCTCGGGCATACGCGGATTGGCAGGACGCCTGGCTGCGCGGCGACCCACCCAACCTGTACACAGCCGGCATTGAACCGGTATATGTGCCTACGCGCATCTTCGGCGCTCGCGGCACCATCCTGCCCGAGCGACGCAAGAACAGCGTGGACGTCAAGCTAGCCGCCGATTGCATCGAATGTTGTCACACTTATCCGCACATCAACACCTACATCCTGGCCTCTGGTGATGGCGACTTCGTGCATGTGGTCAACATTCTGCGGCCGTATGGCAAGCGCGTGGTGGTCATCGGTGCCTCTTGGAGCTTCTCTGCTTATCTGCGGGATAGCGTAGACCAGGTGTTGTACTACGATCGAGATGTGGAGCCGATCAACACCCCAACCGTCCTCCCACAGACCGCAGACGGCAATGGTGAGCTAGATCGCATCTTCGCCCTCGTGGTGGAGATCATCCGCGAAGGCCGACTCAAAGATCGGGCACTGCTCACCTGGATCAAAGATGAGCTAGCTCAGCGCCTAGGCGGGTTTGACCCGATGCGCTATGGGTTCCCTAAGTTTAAGTCACTCATGCTGGAGGCCGAGCGCCGTGGCTACATCAAGGTGGTCACCTACGGCCTGGTAGACTGGGCTTACTTGCCCAACGCCGTATTCCCCATTTCCGAGCAGGATCGCCCATCGGATGCCCGCGAGACTGAGGCTATCCTCTCCGCCAACGGCAATGCCGAGGAGGCGCAGCGATTGGCTGAGCTGATCCGCTTCGCTCACCATCTGGAACTGGGCAATGATCATGTCTCCTTTAACTTCCTGCTTGACGAGATCCTGCGTGCGGGTCTTTGGCGCATGCCACGTAACCAACTGGCGGATCGGATCAACGAGATCATAGATGCGGGCGTGTTTCTACGGGTGGCACATCCCTGGCAGGACCGGAACACAGGCGAGCCAATCACTATCCGTACGATCAAGCTCAATCGCCAACATCCTCTGGTGATCGCGGCACTGGAGCAGCCGCGTAGCATCGCCGTCTCCGAGCGTGTCTCAGCGCCTCCTCGCGATCCAGCGCTCCAGCAGGCGTTGGAAGATCTAGCGGCCAATCCTAGAGATCCCGAAGCGTATCTGCAAGTGGCCCGTCGTTATCTCCAGCTCAAGCGATACGATGAAGCGCTGGAATATCAAAAGCAAGCGGTCGCGTTGGCCCCGAACGAACCCATTTATCGCACCTACGTGGCGCGCACGCTCGCCCAGGCCGGCCGCATCGAGGCAGCCGAGGAATATTGCCAGGAGACCATCGCCCGCTTCCCCGATGACCACCGGCCGCGCGCGACCCTGGGCATGATCCTTTACCAGCAAGGGCGCTATGCCGAGGCGATGCCTTACCTCCTGGCCGCACTGGAACGCTGTCCGCAGGATTCGCCGGATTACCTGGTACACCTGACCGCGTTGGCCCGCACGTACCGCGATCTGGGAGACGAGGCGGCGATGCGGCGCGTGGTCGAAGATGGGTTGCGGATAGACCCGAAGGACGAGGGGCTGTTAGAGCTAAAACGATGGCTGGAGATGACGCCCAATCAACGCGAGGCGCTGGCGCTGGCTAAACGGGCGGCCAGCATGATCGGCAAAGAGGGCGAGGAGGAGGAGCTCATCCATTATGCGTCCAGCGCGATCGTGCTGGACCCGGAGATCAGCTATCTCCCCTACTATGCGCTGGGCGAAGGATATAAGGCATTGCAACGCTGGGAGCTGGCCGCCGATGCCCTAGAGAAAGCAGCTCAGCGCTGCGACAACCCAGGCACATTGCGCATCATCTACAGCAATCTGCGCAACGTCTACGCCCGCCTCAACCGTCTCGACAAGGTAGAGGAAGCCCAGGCGCAGGTGGAACGGTTGACGGCTGAAATCCACCGCCAGCGACGCGCTGCCACTCCGCACGTGGGAGCTAGTGGTTTACTTGACCGATAA
- a CDS encoding metalloregulator ArsR/SmtB family transcription factor: MELEMVDRCYEEMARFLKALAHPARLQILSALRQEEVCVCHLEALLSKPQAYVSQQLALLREAGLVQYRKDGQRVYYAIANDRLSPLLDELLGQPTIATQLDRCRCPACQALRSAHKPGQSSCHDVLGT, translated from the coding sequence ATGGAACTAGAGATGGTTGATCGCTGTTATGAAGAGATGGCTCGTTTTTTGAAGGCGCTAGCCCATCCGGCCCGTTTGCAGATTTTGAGTGCCCTGCGCCAGGAGGAGGTGTGCGTCTGTCATTTGGAAGCGTTACTGAGCAAGCCACAGGCCTATGTTTCCCAGCAGTTGGCGCTGTTGCGCGAGGCCGGCCTTGTGCAGTATCGCAAGGATGGGCAGCGGGTGTACTATGCCATCGCAAATGATCGCCTGTCGCCTCTACTGGATGAGCTTCTGGGACAGCCAACGATAGCGACTCAGCTTGATCGCTGTCGGTGTCCGGCGTGTCAGGCTCTGCGGTCAGCGCACAAGCCGGGGCAGTCTTCATGTCACGACGTGTTGGGAACTTGA
- a CDS encoding hydantoinase/oxoprolinase family protein, which translates to MLGIDTGGTYTDAVIIDLESDRVLASAKALTTHDDLSRGIDTAIAALSGVDLTQIRLVGLSTTLATNALVEGRGGRVGLILIGYDPQLIERWGFQRELVTDQVIFVRGGHDLAGREAAPLDEVAIHNAIERYRGQVDAWAISAYFGVRNPEHEQRARELVHACCDLPVTCAYELTGELNSIRRATTAALNARLIPLIQRLIQAVRSSLMRHHISATLMVVRGDGALLRAEVALEHPVETILSGPAASIVGAHHLTGLDNAIVVDMGGTTTDTAVLVRGRPGIRDDGAQVGGWRTLVRAVDVQTTGLGGDSLIQIAGRQMQIGPERAIPFCMMAALHPHARREIERSLRRNWAREIPCLFALVSPLQDWELTETERQIVSALAEGPLSLDRLIELAPRARLYLSRPNRLEQHGLLRRVSFTPTDALHVEGRYRAWDVAVAQRVAAYLGERMGLSAVQVSQTVREAVIRRLAVAILNRLLSLHGGSVDAYQEPIARRLIESALGDGDLPELDVRFRLRRPIVALGAPAQAYFDQVAAWLHAELILPEYAPVANAIGAASGSVMHTCEMRVIAHYDVTGITGYTLHSPTGLWEFSELEEALAFAREQGRELAIRGARAAGAAMVQVEEESTEECATTALDEKPLYLGTRLRFTGVGRPDWRQAGPSSRLLA; encoded by the coding sequence ATGCTAGGCATTGATACCGGTGGTACCTACACCGATGCCGTCATCATAGACCTGGAGAGCGATCGCGTCCTGGCTAGCGCGAAAGCGTTGACCACCCATGACGACCTCAGCCGTGGGATTGACACTGCCATCGCCGCTTTGTCTGGAGTGGATCTAACCCAGATCCGGTTGGTGGGGCTTTCGACCACCCTGGCCACCAATGCGCTGGTAGAAGGGAGAGGTGGGCGCGTCGGGCTGATTTTGATCGGTTACGATCCTCAGCTAATCGAGCGGTGGGGATTTCAGCGTGAGCTGGTCACTGATCAGGTGATTTTCGTGCGGGGTGGCCATGATCTGGCCGGACGCGAAGCGGCTCCCCTGGATGAGGTGGCAATTCACAACGCCATAGAGCGCTATCGCGGGCAAGTGGACGCTTGGGCTATCTCGGCCTACTTTGGCGTGCGCAATCCTGAGCATGAGCAACGAGCGCGCGAGCTCGTGCATGCCTGTTGCGACCTCCCCGTCACCTGTGCCTATGAGCTGACAGGCGAGCTGAACTCGATCCGACGTGCCACCACTGCGGCGCTCAATGCGCGACTGATACCGCTTATTCAGCGTCTGATCCAGGCGGTACGGAGTTCCCTGATGCGCCATCACATCTCAGCCACTTTGATGGTCGTACGCGGCGATGGGGCGTTGTTGCGGGCAGAGGTGGCACTGGAACATCCGGTGGAGACGATCCTCTCTGGCCCTGCGGCCAGCATTGTGGGAGCCCATCACCTGACCGGATTGGACAATGCCATCGTTGTGGATATGGGGGGTACTACTACCGATACCGCGGTGCTGGTGAGAGGGCGACCGGGCATCCGAGATGATGGGGCGCAGGTGGGAGGATGGCGCACGCTGGTACGGGCTGTGGATGTGCAGACAACTGGGCTGGGCGGCGATAGCCTGATCCAAATCGCCGGACGGCAGATGCAGATCGGCCCTGAGCGCGCCATCCCGTTCTGCATGATGGCTGCGCTGCATCCGCATGCTAGGCGCGAAATCGAGCGGAGCTTGCGTCGCAACTGGGCTAGGGAGATCCCCTGTCTCTTCGCTCTTGTCAGCCCTCTCCAGGACTGGGAGTTGACAGAAACCGAGCGCCAGATCGTCAGCGCGCTGGCAGAAGGGCCCCTTTCGCTGGATCGTCTGATCGAGCTGGCCCCGCGTGCTCGCCTATATCTGAGCCGGCCGAACCGTCTGGAGCAGCATGGACTCCTACGACGCGTGAGCTTTACTCCCACCGATGCTCTACACGTTGAAGGACGTTATCGAGCGTGGGATGTAGCGGTGGCACAGCGCGTAGCCGCTTATCTAGGCGAGCGCATGGGGCTCTCAGCCGTTCAAGTCAGCCAGACGGTGCGAGAGGCTGTGATCCGGCGGCTGGCTGTGGCCATTCTCAATCGGCTGCTCTCGCTACATGGGGGATCGGTTGATGCATACCAGGAGCCCATCGCCCGTCGGCTGATAGAGAGTGCTCTAGGAGACGGCGATTTGCCGGAGCTGGACGTACGCTTTCGGCTTCGACGGCCGATTGTGGCGCTGGGCGCGCCGGCCCAGGCGTATTTCGATCAGGTAGCAGCGTGGTTGCATGCGGAATTGATCCTCCCGGAATATGCGCCGGTAGCCAATGCGATAGGAGCCGCCTCCGGGAGTGTAATGCACACATGCGAAATGCGCGTGATAGCTCACTATGATGTCACCGGCATCACGGGATATACGCTGCATTCGCCGACCGGGTTATGGGAGTTCTCGGAGTTGGAAGAGGCTTTGGCATTCGCCCGCGAGCAGGGGCGGGAACTGGCGATCCGGGGTGCGCGGGCTGCTGGTGCGGCAATGGTTCAGGTGGAGGAAGAGTCTACTGAAGAGTGTGCGACGACGGCCCTGGACGAAAAGCCGCTTTACTTAGGCACGCGACTGCGCTTCACCGGCGTGGGGCGACCCGATTGGAGGCAAGCGGGTCCGTCTTCAAGGTTGCTAGCTTAA
- a CDS encoding type II toxin-antitoxin system VapC family toxin produces the protein MAEITRVEVAAGLAVIERIGRIKKPQREREYRRFISQFTYRYAAIPLTTADIEQAADLTQQHPLKAYDAVQLAVALRHGRTLAAHRFTLTFVSSDHTLLAAAQAEGLPTENPSHHLSPHDTPSAF, from the coding sequence ATTGCTGAGATCACGCGCGTCGAAGTGGCCGCCGGGCTAGCCGTGATCGAGCGAATAGGTCGGATCAAAAAGCCGCAACGTGAGCGTGAGTATCGGCGCTTCATCAGCCAGTTCACCTATCGCTATGCTGCTATACCGTTAACGACAGCCGATATTGAACAGGCAGCCGATCTGACGCAACAGCATCCCCTGAAGGCTTACGATGCTGTGCAACTGGCGGTGGCCTTGCGTCACGGCCGAACGTTGGCCGCTCATCGCTTTACCCTCACCTTCGTCAGCAGCGACCACACCCTCCTGGCCGCTGCCCAGGCCGAGGGCCTTCCCACCGAGAACCCCTCCCACCACCTTTCTCCTCACGACACCCCCTCGGCCTTCTGA